The Puntigrus tetrazona isolate hp1 chromosome 4, ASM1883169v1, whole genome shotgun sequence genome includes a window with the following:
- the ccdc87 gene encoding coiled-coil domain-containing protein 87 isoform X2, which produces MSSVFLGMNWEISSAQICENTRCEDLQMMAQYQEVRSFVGPLSQLSHMGVHFDRMTDRSKEVKSAFSAYETNNRTPTSWIQLCKQLEERIAQKSCHYSVSHEDRQSLTAVLTSELSLIWRDLKTPPADATLTQEEKMQLNCKTFREVLRICERLFLRSLHLMETLRRRGVFSDRINRSRVSAQLATDCTGLLNVRSIRCRIVTGIKDARRRKQSAVTRDDERSVTATSWERAVEDDLREIQEKIGELDLQCVYDLLPCNTEPVTYKTYTRCTARDTDTKSVTSDLTVSQWGSTTNTSNKMKQEQDQRLVRIKGCHSMPDLQRETLLEELEIRLLHPPPSPLVLLSTDPASSLEKRISPGEDLKRLLLQERDDKDDGNCETDLCSLIESLTCYSSSRLQRLKQKLQKMEEEQEAKKLLAKKPLHPQGDVVSVTFSPHNMRTAMAQVSDRVLPEAIKLSMYPPVYNDLTEEIDSASVALMDQNLEEEKMDISKVFEELSKSTSTKYFNFDEDSRIEPALKNATLCPKRVINKQLMNPSLKRPNPYSITHRERTERAVSSKRPVNATARAYRAWFQWWRCQLSMDDYLDYISNQDSDYLSVLFHLYDSDEDDDEEAERHKLAQLQIDERRSQQERLRSLRRLKQEFVPGFWNINTIEMGGLGRDPEQHEKNPEEEIKDASEGQKGLLDGEQLQVRLERVWDALLLPEGQRLDMAIKYSSHEYRDHLQEAIAAWEQAARLIQKRELLLSRLEDFERKASDPNRFFQRGYKGSSIARMEEASQREKLNSRISVVDQELSETMGLITTRFNDNISYKGRPYGEKMRWDRTEMLYWLQQERRVQSLEMFVDGRMALPVRLPPLSQSKELHSGNHQSLQEHPLSHCEGNGQLLQHCEL; this is translated from the exons ATGTCTTCAGTGTTTTTGGGAATGAATTGGGAAATATCAAGCGCACAGATTTGCGAGAACACCAGATGTGAGGACCTCCAAATGATGGCCCAATATCAAGAGGTCCGGAGCTTTGTGGGACCTCTTTCACAGCTCTCCCACATGGGTGTCCATTTTGACAGGATGACAG ACAGGTCTAAGGAAGTGAAATCAGCGTTTTCAGCTTATGAGACGAATAACAGAACTCCGACCTCTTGGATACAGTTGTGCAAACAACTGGAGGAGAGAATCGCCCAAAAATCATGCCACTACTCCGTCAGCCATGAAGACAGACAGTCTCTG ACCGCAGTGTTGACCTCCGAGCTGAGTCTGATCTGGCGAGACTTGAAAACCCCGCCTGCGGACGCCACTCTGACCCAGGAAGAGAAGATGCAGCTGAACTGCAAGACTTTCCGTGAGGTGCTTCGCATCTGTGAGCGGCTGTTTCTGCGGTCCTTGCATCTGATGGAGACTCTACGAAGGCGAGGCGTCTTTAGCGATCGTATCAACCGCAGCAGGGTGTCAGCCCAGCTCGCCACCGACTGCACCGGTCT CTTGAACGTTCGCTCCATAAGATGCAGGATTGTCACAGGAATCAAGGATGCACGGAGGCGCAAACAAAGTGCTGTTACACGTGACGACGAGAGGTCCGTGACGGCCACATCATGGGAAAGAGCTGTGGAGGATGACCTCAGGGAg ATTCAGGAGAAAATCGGGGAGCTGGATCTGCAGTGTGTGTATGACCTCCTGCCCTGTAACACGGAGCCAGTCACCTATAAGACATACACACGATGTACGGCAAGAGACACAGATACAAAAAGTGTTACTTCTGACCTTACAGTCAGTCAATGGG GTTCTACAACCAATACGtccaacaaaatgaaacaagagCAGGATCAGAGGTTGGTCAGAATAAAG GGATGTCATTCAATGCCTGACCTACAGAGAGAAACActgctggaggagctggagaTAAGGCTACTCCATCCACCTCCATCACCATTAGTCCTACTGTCCACAGACCCTGCCTCAAGCCTGGAGAAACGCATCAGTCCTGGGGAAGATCTGAAGAG attattattacaGGAAAGAGATGACAAGGACGATGGTAACTGTGAGACGGATCTGTGCTCTCTTATAGAATCCCTAACCTGCTATAGTTCTAGCAGACTCCAAAGACTCAAACAAAAACTACAG AAAATGGAGGAAGAGCAGGAAGCAAAGAAGCTTCTTGCGAAGAAACCTCTGCACCCACAAGGAGATGTGGTCAGTGTGACGTTTTCTCCTCATAACATGCGCACAGCAATGGCCCAAGTGTCTGATAGGGTTCTCCCAGAGGCCATCAAACTCAGCATGTACCCACCGGTCTACAATGACCTCACTGAAGAG ATTGATTCTGCCTCGGTCGCTTTGATGGATCAGAActtggaagaagaaaaaatggatATAAGCAAAGTCTTTGAAGAGTTATCCAAAAGTACttcaacaaaatatttcaactttGATGAG GACTCCAGGATTGAGCCTGCCCTGAAAAATGCCACGTTATGCCCAAAAAGAGTgattaataagcagctaatgaACCCATCACTCAAAAGGCCCAATCCATACAGCATAACCCACAG agagagaacagagagggCTGTGAGCAGCAAGAGGCCTGTGAATGCGACCGCTCGAGCGTACAGAGCATGGTTTCAGTGGTGGAGATGTCAGCTATCAATGGATGATTATCTTGACTACATTTCCAATCAG GACTCTGATTATCTGTCAGTGCTGTTTCACCTGTATGACagtgatgaggatgatgatgaagaggcAGAGAGACACAAGCTGGCTCAGCTGCAGATAGACGAAAGGAGAAG TCAACAGGAAAGGCTCCGTTCACTTAGGAGACTAAAACAAGAATTTGTTCCTGGATTCTGGAACATCAACACCATAGAGATGGGAGGATTGGGAAGGGACCCAGAACAGCATG AGAAAAATCCAGAAGAGGAAATAAAAGATGCA TCTGAAGGACAGAAAGGTCTTCTGGATGGAGAACAGCTGCAGGTCAGGCTGGAGAGGGTCTGGGACGCCCTGCTTCTGCCAGAAGGCCAGCGACTAGACATGGCCATCAAATACAGCTCTCATGAGTACAGGGACCATCTGCAGGAG GCAATTGCTGCATGGGAGCAGGCTGCTCGGTTGATCCAGAAGAGGGAGCTCTTGCTCTCCAGGTTGGAAGACTTTGAGAGGAAGGCGTCTGACCCCAACAGATTTTTCCAGCGAG GTTATAAGGGTTCATCCATCGCTAGAATGGAAGAGGCAAGTCAAAGGGAGAAGCTCAACTCTCGGATTTCAGTTGTAGACCAAGAATTGTCCGAGACCATGGGCCTCATCACAACCCGTTTCAATGACAACATAAGCTATAAG GGTAGGCCGTACGGAGAAAAGATGCGCTGGGATCGTACTGAGATGCTGTACTGGCTGCAGCAGGAGAGGCGGGTCCAGTCTCTGGAGATGTTTGTAGATGGACGGATGGCTCTGCCTGTAAGGCTTCCTCCTCTGAGTCAAAGCAAGGAGCTTCACTCAGGCAACCATCAATCCCTCCAGGAACACCCTCTGTCACACTGTGAGGGAAATGGACAATTATTGCAACACTGTGaactttaa
- the ccdc87 gene encoding coiled-coil domain-containing protein 87 isoform X4, giving the protein MSSVFLGMNWEISSAQICENTRCEDLQMMAQYQEVRSFVGPLSQLSHMGVHFDRMTDRSKEVKSAFSAYETNNRTPTSWIQLCKQLEERIAQKSCHYSVSHEDRQSLVSLLTAVLTSELSLIWRDLKTPPADATLTQEEKMQLNCKTFREVLRICERLFLRSLHLMETLRRRGVFSDRINRSRVSAQLATDCTGLLNVRSIRCRIVTGIKDARRRKQSAVTRDDERSVTATSWERAVEDDLREIQEKIGELDLQCVYDLLPCNTEPVTYKTYTRCSTTNTSNKMKQEQDQRLVRIKGCHSMPDLQRETLLEELEIRLLHPPPSPLVLLSTDPASSLEKRISPGEDLKRLLLQERDDKDDGNCETDLCSLIESLTCYSSSRLQRLKQKLQKMEEEQEAKKLLAKKPLHPQGDVVSVTFSPHNMRTAMAQVSDRVLPEAIKLSMYPPVYNDLTEEIDSASVALMDQNLEEEKMDISKVFEELSKSTSTKYFNFDEDSRIEPALKNATLCPKRVINKQLMNPSLKRPNPYSITHRERTERAVSSKRPVNATARAYRAWFQWWRCQLSMDDYLDYISNQDSDYLSVLFHLYDSDEDDDEEAERHKLAQLQIDERRSQQERLRSLRRLKQEFVPGFWNINTIEMGGLGRDPEQHEKNPEEEIKDASEGQKGLLDGEQLQVRLERVWDALLLPEGQRLDMAIKYSSHEYRDHLQEAIAAWEQAARLIQKRELLLSRLEDFERKASDPNRFFQRGYKGSSIARMEEASQREKLNSRISVVDQELSETMGLITTRFNDNISYKGRPYGEKMRWDRTEMLYWLQQERRVQSLEMFVDGRMALPVRLPPLSQSKELHSGNHQSLQEHPLSHCEGNGQLLQHCEL; this is encoded by the exons ATGTCTTCAGTGTTTTTGGGAATGAATTGGGAAATATCAAGCGCACAGATTTGCGAGAACACCAGATGTGAGGACCTCCAAATGATGGCCCAATATCAAGAGGTCCGGAGCTTTGTGGGACCTCTTTCACAGCTCTCCCACATGGGTGTCCATTTTGACAGGATGACAG ACAGGTCTAAGGAAGTGAAATCAGCGTTTTCAGCTTATGAGACGAATAACAGAACTCCGACCTCTTGGATACAGTTGTGCAAACAACTGGAGGAGAGAATCGCCCAAAAATCATGCCACTACTCCGTCAGCCATGAAGACAGACAGTCTCTGGTCAGTCTTCTG ACCGCAGTGTTGACCTCCGAGCTGAGTCTGATCTGGCGAGACTTGAAAACCCCGCCTGCGGACGCCACTCTGACCCAGGAAGAGAAGATGCAGCTGAACTGCAAGACTTTCCGTGAGGTGCTTCGCATCTGTGAGCGGCTGTTTCTGCGGTCCTTGCATCTGATGGAGACTCTACGAAGGCGAGGCGTCTTTAGCGATCGTATCAACCGCAGCAGGGTGTCAGCCCAGCTCGCCACCGACTGCACCGGTCT CTTGAACGTTCGCTCCATAAGATGCAGGATTGTCACAGGAATCAAGGATGCACGGAGGCGCAAACAAAGTGCTGTTACACGTGACGACGAGAGGTCCGTGACGGCCACATCATGGGAAAGAGCTGTGGAGGATGACCTCAGGGAg ATTCAGGAGAAAATCGGGGAGCTGGATCTGCAGTGTGTGTATGACCTCCTGCCCTGTAACACGGAGCCAGTCACCTATAAGACATACACACGAT GTTCTACAACCAATACGtccaacaaaatgaaacaagagCAGGATCAGAGGTTGGTCAGAATAAAG GGATGTCATTCAATGCCTGACCTACAGAGAGAAACActgctggaggagctggagaTAAGGCTACTCCATCCACCTCCATCACCATTAGTCCTACTGTCCACAGACCCTGCCTCAAGCCTGGAGAAACGCATCAGTCCTGGGGAAGATCTGAAGAG attattattacaGGAAAGAGATGACAAGGACGATGGTAACTGTGAGACGGATCTGTGCTCTCTTATAGAATCCCTAACCTGCTATAGTTCTAGCAGACTCCAAAGACTCAAACAAAAACTACAG AAAATGGAGGAAGAGCAGGAAGCAAAGAAGCTTCTTGCGAAGAAACCTCTGCACCCACAAGGAGATGTGGTCAGTGTGACGTTTTCTCCTCATAACATGCGCACAGCAATGGCCCAAGTGTCTGATAGGGTTCTCCCAGAGGCCATCAAACTCAGCATGTACCCACCGGTCTACAATGACCTCACTGAAGAG ATTGATTCTGCCTCGGTCGCTTTGATGGATCAGAActtggaagaagaaaaaatggatATAAGCAAAGTCTTTGAAGAGTTATCCAAAAGTACttcaacaaaatatttcaactttGATGAG GACTCCAGGATTGAGCCTGCCCTGAAAAATGCCACGTTATGCCCAAAAAGAGTgattaataagcagctaatgaACCCATCACTCAAAAGGCCCAATCCATACAGCATAACCCACAG agagagaacagagagggCTGTGAGCAGCAAGAGGCCTGTGAATGCGACCGCTCGAGCGTACAGAGCATGGTTTCAGTGGTGGAGATGTCAGCTATCAATGGATGATTATCTTGACTACATTTCCAATCAG GACTCTGATTATCTGTCAGTGCTGTTTCACCTGTATGACagtgatgaggatgatgatgaagaggcAGAGAGACACAAGCTGGCTCAGCTGCAGATAGACGAAAGGAGAAG TCAACAGGAAAGGCTCCGTTCACTTAGGAGACTAAAACAAGAATTTGTTCCTGGATTCTGGAACATCAACACCATAGAGATGGGAGGATTGGGAAGGGACCCAGAACAGCATG AGAAAAATCCAGAAGAGGAAATAAAAGATGCA TCTGAAGGACAGAAAGGTCTTCTGGATGGAGAACAGCTGCAGGTCAGGCTGGAGAGGGTCTGGGACGCCCTGCTTCTGCCAGAAGGCCAGCGACTAGACATGGCCATCAAATACAGCTCTCATGAGTACAGGGACCATCTGCAGGAG GCAATTGCTGCATGGGAGCAGGCTGCTCGGTTGATCCAGAAGAGGGAGCTCTTGCTCTCCAGGTTGGAAGACTTTGAGAGGAAGGCGTCTGACCCCAACAGATTTTTCCAGCGAG GTTATAAGGGTTCATCCATCGCTAGAATGGAAGAGGCAAGTCAAAGGGAGAAGCTCAACTCTCGGATTTCAGTTGTAGACCAAGAATTGTCCGAGACCATGGGCCTCATCACAACCCGTTTCAATGACAACATAAGCTATAAG GGTAGGCCGTACGGAGAAAAGATGCGCTGGGATCGTACTGAGATGCTGTACTGGCTGCAGCAGGAGAGGCGGGTCCAGTCTCTGGAGATGTTTGTAGATGGACGGATGGCTCTGCCTGTAAGGCTTCCTCCTCTGAGTCAAAGCAAGGAGCTTCACTCAGGCAACCATCAATCCCTCCAGGAACACCCTCTGTCACACTGTGAGGGAAATGGACAATTATTGCAACACTGTGaactttaa
- the ccdc87 gene encoding coiled-coil domain-containing protein 87 isoform X1 codes for MSSVFLGMNWEISSAQICENTRCEDLQMMAQYQEVRSFVGPLSQLSHMGVHFDRMTDRSKEVKSAFSAYETNNRTPTSWIQLCKQLEERIAQKSCHYSVSHEDRQSLVSLLTAVLTSELSLIWRDLKTPPADATLTQEEKMQLNCKTFREVLRICERLFLRSLHLMETLRRRGVFSDRINRSRVSAQLATDCTGLLNVRSIRCRIVTGIKDARRRKQSAVTRDDERSVTATSWERAVEDDLREIQEKIGELDLQCVYDLLPCNTEPVTYKTYTRCTARDTDTKSVTSDLTVSQWGSTTNTSNKMKQEQDQRLVRIKGCHSMPDLQRETLLEELEIRLLHPPPSPLVLLSTDPASSLEKRISPGEDLKRLLLQERDDKDDGNCETDLCSLIESLTCYSSSRLQRLKQKLQKMEEEQEAKKLLAKKPLHPQGDVVSVTFSPHNMRTAMAQVSDRVLPEAIKLSMYPPVYNDLTEEIDSASVALMDQNLEEEKMDISKVFEELSKSTSTKYFNFDEDSRIEPALKNATLCPKRVINKQLMNPSLKRPNPYSITHRERTERAVSSKRPVNATARAYRAWFQWWRCQLSMDDYLDYISNQDSDYLSVLFHLYDSDEDDDEEAERHKLAQLQIDERRSQQERLRSLRRLKQEFVPGFWNINTIEMGGLGRDPEQHEKNPEEEIKDASEGQKGLLDGEQLQVRLERVWDALLLPEGQRLDMAIKYSSHEYRDHLQEAIAAWEQAARLIQKRELLLSRLEDFERKASDPNRFFQRGYKGSSIARMEEASQREKLNSRISVVDQELSETMGLITTRFNDNISYKGRPYGEKMRWDRTEMLYWLQQERRVQSLEMFVDGRMALPVRLPPLSQSKELHSGNHQSLQEHPLSHCEGNGQLLQHCEL; via the exons ATGTCTTCAGTGTTTTTGGGAATGAATTGGGAAATATCAAGCGCACAGATTTGCGAGAACACCAGATGTGAGGACCTCCAAATGATGGCCCAATATCAAGAGGTCCGGAGCTTTGTGGGACCTCTTTCACAGCTCTCCCACATGGGTGTCCATTTTGACAGGATGACAG ACAGGTCTAAGGAAGTGAAATCAGCGTTTTCAGCTTATGAGACGAATAACAGAACTCCGACCTCTTGGATACAGTTGTGCAAACAACTGGAGGAGAGAATCGCCCAAAAATCATGCCACTACTCCGTCAGCCATGAAGACAGACAGTCTCTGGTCAGTCTTCTG ACCGCAGTGTTGACCTCCGAGCTGAGTCTGATCTGGCGAGACTTGAAAACCCCGCCTGCGGACGCCACTCTGACCCAGGAAGAGAAGATGCAGCTGAACTGCAAGACTTTCCGTGAGGTGCTTCGCATCTGTGAGCGGCTGTTTCTGCGGTCCTTGCATCTGATGGAGACTCTACGAAGGCGAGGCGTCTTTAGCGATCGTATCAACCGCAGCAGGGTGTCAGCCCAGCTCGCCACCGACTGCACCGGTCT CTTGAACGTTCGCTCCATAAGATGCAGGATTGTCACAGGAATCAAGGATGCACGGAGGCGCAAACAAAGTGCTGTTACACGTGACGACGAGAGGTCCGTGACGGCCACATCATGGGAAAGAGCTGTGGAGGATGACCTCAGGGAg ATTCAGGAGAAAATCGGGGAGCTGGATCTGCAGTGTGTGTATGACCTCCTGCCCTGTAACACGGAGCCAGTCACCTATAAGACATACACACGATGTACGGCAAGAGACACAGATACAAAAAGTGTTACTTCTGACCTTACAGTCAGTCAATGGG GTTCTACAACCAATACGtccaacaaaatgaaacaagagCAGGATCAGAGGTTGGTCAGAATAAAG GGATGTCATTCAATGCCTGACCTACAGAGAGAAACActgctggaggagctggagaTAAGGCTACTCCATCCACCTCCATCACCATTAGTCCTACTGTCCACAGACCCTGCCTCAAGCCTGGAGAAACGCATCAGTCCTGGGGAAGATCTGAAGAG attattattacaGGAAAGAGATGACAAGGACGATGGTAACTGTGAGACGGATCTGTGCTCTCTTATAGAATCCCTAACCTGCTATAGTTCTAGCAGACTCCAAAGACTCAAACAAAAACTACAG AAAATGGAGGAAGAGCAGGAAGCAAAGAAGCTTCTTGCGAAGAAACCTCTGCACCCACAAGGAGATGTGGTCAGTGTGACGTTTTCTCCTCATAACATGCGCACAGCAATGGCCCAAGTGTCTGATAGGGTTCTCCCAGAGGCCATCAAACTCAGCATGTACCCACCGGTCTACAATGACCTCACTGAAGAG ATTGATTCTGCCTCGGTCGCTTTGATGGATCAGAActtggaagaagaaaaaatggatATAAGCAAAGTCTTTGAAGAGTTATCCAAAAGTACttcaacaaaatatttcaactttGATGAG GACTCCAGGATTGAGCCTGCCCTGAAAAATGCCACGTTATGCCCAAAAAGAGTgattaataagcagctaatgaACCCATCACTCAAAAGGCCCAATCCATACAGCATAACCCACAG agagagaacagagagggCTGTGAGCAGCAAGAGGCCTGTGAATGCGACCGCTCGAGCGTACAGAGCATGGTTTCAGTGGTGGAGATGTCAGCTATCAATGGATGATTATCTTGACTACATTTCCAATCAG GACTCTGATTATCTGTCAGTGCTGTTTCACCTGTATGACagtgatgaggatgatgatgaagaggcAGAGAGACACAAGCTGGCTCAGCTGCAGATAGACGAAAGGAGAAG TCAACAGGAAAGGCTCCGTTCACTTAGGAGACTAAAACAAGAATTTGTTCCTGGATTCTGGAACATCAACACCATAGAGATGGGAGGATTGGGAAGGGACCCAGAACAGCATG AGAAAAATCCAGAAGAGGAAATAAAAGATGCA TCTGAAGGACAGAAAGGTCTTCTGGATGGAGAACAGCTGCAGGTCAGGCTGGAGAGGGTCTGGGACGCCCTGCTTCTGCCAGAAGGCCAGCGACTAGACATGGCCATCAAATACAGCTCTCATGAGTACAGGGACCATCTGCAGGAG GCAATTGCTGCATGGGAGCAGGCTGCTCGGTTGATCCAGAAGAGGGAGCTCTTGCTCTCCAGGTTGGAAGACTTTGAGAGGAAGGCGTCTGACCCCAACAGATTTTTCCAGCGAG GTTATAAGGGTTCATCCATCGCTAGAATGGAAGAGGCAAGTCAAAGGGAGAAGCTCAACTCTCGGATTTCAGTTGTAGACCAAGAATTGTCCGAGACCATGGGCCTCATCACAACCCGTTTCAATGACAACATAAGCTATAAG GGTAGGCCGTACGGAGAAAAGATGCGCTGGGATCGTACTGAGATGCTGTACTGGCTGCAGCAGGAGAGGCGGGTCCAGTCTCTGGAGATGTTTGTAGATGGACGGATGGCTCTGCCTGTAAGGCTTCCTCCTCTGAGTCAAAGCAAGGAGCTTCACTCAGGCAACCATCAATCCCTCCAGGAACACCCTCTGTCACACTGTGAGGGAAATGGACAATTATTGCAACACTGTGaactttaa
- the ccdc87 gene encoding coiled-coil domain-containing protein 87 isoform X3 — translation MNWEISSAQICENTRCEDLQMMAQYQEVRSFVGPLSQLSHMGVHFDRMTDRSKEVKSAFSAYETNNRTPTSWIQLCKQLEERIAQKSCHYSVSHEDRQSLVSLLTAVLTSELSLIWRDLKTPPADATLTQEEKMQLNCKTFREVLRICERLFLRSLHLMETLRRRGVFSDRINRSRVSAQLATDCTGLLNVRSIRCRIVTGIKDARRRKQSAVTRDDERSVTATSWERAVEDDLREIQEKIGELDLQCVYDLLPCNTEPVTYKTYTRCTARDTDTKSVTSDLTVSQWGSTTNTSNKMKQEQDQRLVRIKGCHSMPDLQRETLLEELEIRLLHPPPSPLVLLSTDPASSLEKRISPGEDLKRLLLQERDDKDDGNCETDLCSLIESLTCYSSSRLQRLKQKLQKMEEEQEAKKLLAKKPLHPQGDVVSVTFSPHNMRTAMAQVSDRVLPEAIKLSMYPPVYNDLTEEIDSASVALMDQNLEEEKMDISKVFEELSKSTSTKYFNFDEDSRIEPALKNATLCPKRVINKQLMNPSLKRPNPYSITHRERTERAVSSKRPVNATARAYRAWFQWWRCQLSMDDYLDYISNQDSDYLSVLFHLYDSDEDDDEEAERHKLAQLQIDERRSQQERLRSLRRLKQEFVPGFWNINTIEMGGLGRDPEQHEKNPEEEIKDASEGQKGLLDGEQLQVRLERVWDALLLPEGQRLDMAIKYSSHEYRDHLQEAIAAWEQAARLIQKRELLLSRLEDFERKASDPNRFFQRGYKGSSIARMEEASQREKLNSRISVVDQELSETMGLITTRFNDNISYKGRPYGEKMRWDRTEMLYWLQQERRVQSLEMFVDGRMALPVRLPPLSQSKELHSGNHQSLQEHPLSHCEGNGQLLQHCEL, via the exons ATGAATTGGGAAATATCAAGCGCACAGATTTGCGAGAACACCAGATGTGAGGACCTCCAAATGATGGCCCAATATCAAGAGGTCCGGAGCTTTGTGGGACCTCTTTCACAGCTCTCCCACATGGGTGTCCATTTTGACAGGATGACAG ACAGGTCTAAGGAAGTGAAATCAGCGTTTTCAGCTTATGAGACGAATAACAGAACTCCGACCTCTTGGATACAGTTGTGCAAACAACTGGAGGAGAGAATCGCCCAAAAATCATGCCACTACTCCGTCAGCCATGAAGACAGACAGTCTCTGGTCAGTCTTCTG ACCGCAGTGTTGACCTCCGAGCTGAGTCTGATCTGGCGAGACTTGAAAACCCCGCCTGCGGACGCCACTCTGACCCAGGAAGAGAAGATGCAGCTGAACTGCAAGACTTTCCGTGAGGTGCTTCGCATCTGTGAGCGGCTGTTTCTGCGGTCCTTGCATCTGATGGAGACTCTACGAAGGCGAGGCGTCTTTAGCGATCGTATCAACCGCAGCAGGGTGTCAGCCCAGCTCGCCACCGACTGCACCGGTCT CTTGAACGTTCGCTCCATAAGATGCAGGATTGTCACAGGAATCAAGGATGCACGGAGGCGCAAACAAAGTGCTGTTACACGTGACGACGAGAGGTCCGTGACGGCCACATCATGGGAAAGAGCTGTGGAGGATGACCTCAGGGAg ATTCAGGAGAAAATCGGGGAGCTGGATCTGCAGTGTGTGTATGACCTCCTGCCCTGTAACACGGAGCCAGTCACCTATAAGACATACACACGATGTACGGCAAGAGACACAGATACAAAAAGTGTTACTTCTGACCTTACAGTCAGTCAATGGG GTTCTACAACCAATACGtccaacaaaatgaaacaagagCAGGATCAGAGGTTGGTCAGAATAAAG GGATGTCATTCAATGCCTGACCTACAGAGAGAAACActgctggaggagctggagaTAAGGCTACTCCATCCACCTCCATCACCATTAGTCCTACTGTCCACAGACCCTGCCTCAAGCCTGGAGAAACGCATCAGTCCTGGGGAAGATCTGAAGAG attattattacaGGAAAGAGATGACAAGGACGATGGTAACTGTGAGACGGATCTGTGCTCTCTTATAGAATCCCTAACCTGCTATAGTTCTAGCAGACTCCAAAGACTCAAACAAAAACTACAG AAAATGGAGGAAGAGCAGGAAGCAAAGAAGCTTCTTGCGAAGAAACCTCTGCACCCACAAGGAGATGTGGTCAGTGTGACGTTTTCTCCTCATAACATGCGCACAGCAATGGCCCAAGTGTCTGATAGGGTTCTCCCAGAGGCCATCAAACTCAGCATGTACCCACCGGTCTACAATGACCTCACTGAAGAG ATTGATTCTGCCTCGGTCGCTTTGATGGATCAGAActtggaagaagaaaaaatggatATAAGCAAAGTCTTTGAAGAGTTATCCAAAAGTACttcaacaaaatatttcaactttGATGAG GACTCCAGGATTGAGCCTGCCCTGAAAAATGCCACGTTATGCCCAAAAAGAGTgattaataagcagctaatgaACCCATCACTCAAAAGGCCCAATCCATACAGCATAACCCACAG agagagaacagagagggCTGTGAGCAGCAAGAGGCCTGTGAATGCGACCGCTCGAGCGTACAGAGCATGGTTTCAGTGGTGGAGATGTCAGCTATCAATGGATGATTATCTTGACTACATTTCCAATCAG GACTCTGATTATCTGTCAGTGCTGTTTCACCTGTATGACagtgatgaggatgatgatgaagaggcAGAGAGACACAAGCTGGCTCAGCTGCAGATAGACGAAAGGAGAAG TCAACAGGAAAGGCTCCGTTCACTTAGGAGACTAAAACAAGAATTTGTTCCTGGATTCTGGAACATCAACACCATAGAGATGGGAGGATTGGGAAGGGACCCAGAACAGCATG AGAAAAATCCAGAAGAGGAAATAAAAGATGCA TCTGAAGGACAGAAAGGTCTTCTGGATGGAGAACAGCTGCAGGTCAGGCTGGAGAGGGTCTGGGACGCCCTGCTTCTGCCAGAAGGCCAGCGACTAGACATGGCCATCAAATACAGCTCTCATGAGTACAGGGACCATCTGCAGGAG GCAATTGCTGCATGGGAGCAGGCTGCTCGGTTGATCCAGAAGAGGGAGCTCTTGCTCTCCAGGTTGGAAGACTTTGAGAGGAAGGCGTCTGACCCCAACAGATTTTTCCAGCGAG GTTATAAGGGTTCATCCATCGCTAGAATGGAAGAGGCAAGTCAAAGGGAGAAGCTCAACTCTCGGATTTCAGTTGTAGACCAAGAATTGTCCGAGACCATGGGCCTCATCACAACCCGTTTCAATGACAACATAAGCTATAAG GGTAGGCCGTACGGAGAAAAGATGCGCTGGGATCGTACTGAGATGCTGTACTGGCTGCAGCAGGAGAGGCGGGTCCAGTCTCTGGAGATGTTTGTAGATGGACGGATGGCTCTGCCTGTAAGGCTTCCTCCTCTGAGTCAAAGCAAGGAGCTTCACTCAGGCAACCATCAATCCCTCCAGGAACACCCTCTGTCACACTGTGAGGGAAATGGACAATTATTGCAACACTGTGaactttaa